In Cydia splendana unplaced genomic scaffold, ilCydSple1.2 scaffold_121_ctg1, whole genome shotgun sequence, one DNA window encodes the following:
- the LOC134805485 gene encoding uncharacterized protein LOC134805485, with the protein MATKQVNITVEGDDITMTCPVQYQQSIRVTVNNDGSRKVEVTLNATFTVNIPMAPDRSCRVTETTDTSPAPPPTPSATTTPDAPQHPSQPQPQPQCPLPNCNGILANSPAQPRSQRQCPSQPPGTTARPVAVVEPLPPRYQPLRPHYIPQRHERSPPRGRGRGWRRTVTQL; encoded by the coding sequence ATGGCCACGAAACAAGTAAACATCACGGTCGAGGGCGACGACATCACGATGACCTGCCCCGTGCAGTACCAACAGTCGATAAGGGTGACTGTGAATAATGATGGAAGCAGGAAAGTGGAGGTGACACTAAATGCCACCTTCACCGTGAACATTCCCATGGCCCCAGACAGATCATGTAGAGTAACGGAGACAACCGACACGTCACCGGCACCACCGCCAACACCAAGCGCGACGACAACGCCCGATGCCCCGCAACACCCATCGCAACCACAACCACAGCCGCAATGCCCATTGCCCAATTGTAATGGCATATTGGCCAATTCCCCAGCACAGCCACGATCGCAGCGACAGTGCCCGTCGCAGCCACCAGGGACCACCGCAAGACCAGTAGCAGTCGTAGAACCGCTGCCACCAAGGTACCAGCCACTCCGGCCCCACTACATCCCGCAACGGCACGAAAGGAGCCCACCACGAGGACGAGGAAGAGGATGGCGACGGACGGTAACGCAGCTGTAA